One Aquila chrysaetos chrysaetos chromosome 22, bAquChr1.4, whole genome shotgun sequence genomic window carries:
- the LOC115334204 gene encoding F-box/LRR-repeat protein 21-like isoform X2, with translation MAAAASVHSFIAYCNLESFFRMKRARQKVVVEKEAPQTSQKSKKQKTCLYGSVFGESDLHTSMDWGSLPHHVILRIFQFLPLVDRARASSVCRRWNEIFHIPDLWRRFEFELSQPATSYLKSTHPDLIQQIIKRHADHLQYVSFKVDSSTESAEAACDILSQLVNCSIKTLGLISTAKPSFMNVSKAHFASALTVVFVNSKSLSSIKIDDTPLDDPSLKVLVANNSDTLKLLKMSSCPHVSPAGILCVADQCHGLKELALNYYILSDELLLALSSEKHVDLEHLRIDVVSENPGQVQFHTIKKQSWDAFVKHSPKVNIVMYFFLYEEEFDAFFREETPVTHLYFGRAVSKAMLGRIGMNCPRLIELVVCANGLQPLDDELIRIAERCKNLTAMGLGECEVTCRGFIEFVKMCGGRLTQLSIMEEVLIPDSDYSLDRLHLEVSKHLGRMWFPDMMPTW, from the exons GATGAAGAGAGCTAGGCAGAAGGTTGTGGTTGAAAAGGAAGCTCCTCaaacatcacagaaaagcaaaaaacagaaaacttgtttATATGGCTCAGTGTTTGGTGAATCTGACTTGCACACCTCAATGGACTGGGGAAGCCTTCCGCACCATGTTATTCTGcgtatttttcagtttctaccTTTAGTAGATCGAGCCAGGGCATCTTCTGTTTGTCGAAGGTGGAATGAAATTTTTCATATCCCAGATCTCTGGAGGAGATTTGAATTTGAACTTAGCCAGCCAGCTACTTCTTACTTAAAGTCTACACATCCTGATCTCATTCAGCAGATTATCAAGAGGCATGCTGATCATCTGCAGTACGTCAGCTTCAAG GTTGATAGCAGTACTGAgtcagcagaagcagcctgtgACATCCTTTCTCAGTTGGTGAACTGTTCTATCAAGACACTGGGTTTGATTTCTACAGCAAAACCAAGCTTCATGAATGTCTCTAAG GCCCATTTTGCTTCAGCACTGACAGTAGTTTTTGTAAACTCCAAGTCATTATCATCAATCAAGATAGATGACACACCACTTGATGATCCTTCCTTGAAGGTTCTTGTTGCTAACAATAGTGATACTCTAAAACTGCTAAAAATGAGCAGCTGTCCTCATGTATCACCTGCTG gaattCTTTGTGTTGCTGACCAGTGTCATGGACTTAAGGAGCTGGCTTTGAACTACTACATATTAAGTGATGAACTGCTGCTGGCTCTTTCAAGTGAAAAACATGTTGATCTTGAACACCTTCGCATAGATGTTGTGAGTGAAAATCCTGGACAAGTTCAATTTCACactattaaaaagcaaagctgggaTGCTTTTGTTAAACACTCCCCCAAAGTCAACATCGTGATGTATTTCTTCTTATATGAAGAAGAATTTGATGCTTTCTTCAGAGAGGAAACCCCTGTTACACACCTTTACTTTGGTCGTGCAGTAAGCAAAGCAATGTTAGGTCGTATTGGCATGAATTGCCCAAGGTTAATTGAGTTGGTTGTGTGTGCTAATGGACTTCAACCTTTGGACGACGAACTTATTCGGATTGCTGAGCGCTGTAAGAACTTAACAGCAATGGGACTTGGTGAATGTGAAGTAACTTGCAGAGGTTTTATTGAATTTGTAAAGATGTGTGGGGGCAGGCTTACCCAGCTTTCTATAATGGAGGAGGTACTGATTCCAGATAGTGATTATAGCTTAGATCGCCTTCATTTGGAAGTCTCCAAACACCTTGGAAGAATGTGGTTTCCTGATATGATGCCAACGTGGTAA
- the LOC115334204 gene encoding F-box/LRR-repeat protein 21-like isoform X1: MKRARQKVVVEKEAPQTSQKSKKQKTCLYGSVFGESDLHTSMDWGSLPHHVILRIFQFLPLVDRARASSVCRRWNEIFHIPDLWRRFEFELSQPATSYLKSTHPDLIQQIIKRHADHLQYVSFKVDSSTESAEAACDILSQLVNCSIKTLGLISTAKPSFMNVSKAHFASALTVVFVNSKSLSSIKIDDTPLDDPSLKVLVANNSDTLKLLKMSSCPHVSPAGILCVADQCHGLKELALNYYILSDELLLALSSEKHVDLEHLRIDVVSENPGQVQFHTIKKQSWDAFVKHSPKVNIVMYFFLYEEEFDAFFREETPVTHLYFGRAVSKAMLGRIGMNCPRLIELVVCANGLQPLDDELIRIAERCKNLTAMGLGECEVTCRGFIEFVKMCGGRLTQLSIMEEVLIPDSDYSLDRLHLEVSKHLGRMWFPDMMPTW, translated from the exons ATGAAGAGAGCTAGGCAGAAGGTTGTGGTTGAAAAGGAAGCTCCTCaaacatcacagaaaagcaaaaaacagaaaacttgtttATATGGCTCAGTGTTTGGTGAATCTGACTTGCACACCTCAATGGACTGGGGAAGCCTTCCGCACCATGTTATTCTGcgtatttttcagtttctaccTTTAGTAGATCGAGCCAGGGCATCTTCTGTTTGTCGAAGGTGGAATGAAATTTTTCATATCCCAGATCTCTGGAGGAGATTTGAATTTGAACTTAGCCAGCCAGCTACTTCTTACTTAAAGTCTACACATCCTGATCTCATTCAGCAGATTATCAAGAGGCATGCTGATCATCTGCAGTACGTCAGCTTCAAG GTTGATAGCAGTACTGAgtcagcagaagcagcctgtgACATCCTTTCTCAGTTGGTGAACTGTTCTATCAAGACACTGGGTTTGATTTCTACAGCAAAACCAAGCTTCATGAATGTCTCTAAG GCCCATTTTGCTTCAGCACTGACAGTAGTTTTTGTAAACTCCAAGTCATTATCATCAATCAAGATAGATGACACACCACTTGATGATCCTTCCTTGAAGGTTCTTGTTGCTAACAATAGTGATACTCTAAAACTGCTAAAAATGAGCAGCTGTCCTCATGTATCACCTGCTG gaattCTTTGTGTTGCTGACCAGTGTCATGGACTTAAGGAGCTGGCTTTGAACTACTACATATTAAGTGATGAACTGCTGCTGGCTCTTTCAAGTGAAAAACATGTTGATCTTGAACACCTTCGCATAGATGTTGTGAGTGAAAATCCTGGACAAGTTCAATTTCACactattaaaaagcaaagctgggaTGCTTTTGTTAAACACTCCCCCAAAGTCAACATCGTGATGTATTTCTTCTTATATGAAGAAGAATTTGATGCTTTCTTCAGAGAGGAAACCCCTGTTACACACCTTTACTTTGGTCGTGCAGTAAGCAAAGCAATGTTAGGTCGTATTGGCATGAATTGCCCAAGGTTAATTGAGTTGGTTGTGTGTGCTAATGGACTTCAACCTTTGGACGACGAACTTATTCGGATTGCTGAGCGCTGTAAGAACTTAACAGCAATGGGACTTGGTGAATGTGAAGTAACTTGCAGAGGTTTTATTGAATTTGTAAAGATGTGTGGGGGCAGGCTTACCCAGCTTTCTATAATGGAGGAGGTACTGATTCCAGATAGTGATTATAGCTTAGATCGCCTTCATTTGGAAGTCTCCAAACACCTTGGAAGAATGTGGTTTCCTGATATGATGCCAACGTGGTAA